A genomic stretch from Hemicordylus capensis ecotype Gifberg chromosome 5, rHemCap1.1.pri, whole genome shotgun sequence includes:
- the LOC128326996 gene encoding uncharacterized protein LOC128326996 codes for MEVVSHPEDHGAKVVRYDNNYSFCIICQRERNGALVMKPVAISYEKLLSFIRERAHYGDKRFPEISRRLGDVTCQDLQAKGCLWYRKCYQETVHTKMLKRAKERYEEKIKLNTEEDPILSSSTFTCSVLPYKSEFCFFCENGPGHKNPLHSFSTENASQSLRDAVERSGNEKLLVKLCTSIDPQDAHAIDIKYHKRCRATHVANVNRSPLNPQKPSKVNEVPAEIEFLSLLEDTLLEGNTVTMAHLQEAYTGILMANNVDSNPSRKKIKQLV; via the coding sequence ATGGAAGTCGTTTCCCACCCTGAAGATCATGGAGCTAAAGTAGTAAGATATGACAATAACTACTCATTTTGTATcatctgtcagagagagagaaatggggcaTTGGTGATGAAGCCTGTTGCTATATCCTATGAAAAATTACTAAGCTTTATCAGGGAGCGTGCTCACTATGGAGACAAACGTTTTCCTGAGATTAGTAGGCGTCTCGGTGATGTCACATGTCAAGACCTTCAAGCAAAAGGATGTTTGTGGTATAGAAAATGTTATCAAGAGACTGTTCATACCAAAATGCTCAAACGTGCCAAAGAACGATATGAAGAAAAGATAAAATTGAATACTGAGGAAGACCCAATACTGTCAAGCAGTACCTTCACTTGCTCTGTATTACCTTACAAAAGCGAATTTTGTTTCTTTTGTGAGAATGGACCAGGTCACAAGAACCCTTTGCATTCATTTTCTACAGAAAATGCTAGTCAGTCACTTAGAGATGCTGTTGAAAGAAGTGGGAATGAGAAACTGCTTGTCAAGCTTTGTACATCCATTGATCCTCAAGATGCACATGCTATTGACATTAAATACCACAAACGGTGCCGGGCAACACATGTAGCAAATGTCAATCGCTCACCTCTCAACCCACAAAAACCAAGCAAGGTGAATGAGGTGCCAGCCGAAATTGAATTCCTTAGTCTGCTTGAGGATACATTGTTGGAGGGAAATACAGTCACCATGGCTCATCTTCAAGAGGCATACACAGGAATCCTTATGGCAAATAATGTGGACAGCAATCCCAGTCGCAAAAAAATAAAGCAACTTGTATAG